Below is a genomic region from Argiope bruennichi chromosome 3, qqArgBrue1.1, whole genome shotgun sequence.
TTGCAACCAAACAGTGTCGTATGCATGGATAATGCACCGTATCATACGATTGTCGAAAACTCCACTCCAACGAAGTATTctacaaaaaaagttatgataGACTGGTTGAAAAACAACGGAATACCCTGCGATCAAAAAATGCGAAAAGCGGAACTGTTCTCTCTTATAGACAGTAATCGTCCaaagaaaattgtctataaaattgataatttaatagagaAAGAAGGACATGAAGTTATCCGACTACCCCCTTATCATTGCGATTTGAACGCAATCGAATTTGTGTGGTCCTCTGTAAAGAGAATAATAAAGGAACGAAATGTTATTGGTGATTTAAGTTTGGACAGTCTGAAATCTCTTCTTCAAACAGCTATCACTTAAGTTACTTCGGCAGAATGGGCAGCGCATTGCAAACACGtagaaaagcttgaaaataattattgggaGAAAGATGGACTGTTAGAAGATTTAGTGGACGAActgtcatttcaaatttataccaATGATGATTCTGATTCAGAAGAAACCGAAACTTGTGAGAGTGATTTAGAGGATTTTGAAATGCTTGAATGaacattattttggaaatttagacggtattttattttattttactttaaaaactgttttgccttagaaattgtttgaaaatacatgctgaaagtttaataatcaaCGAAGTTCTGTCATTGTATTAATAATCTAAAGtccttgataattattaatagttatgaaaatattaaacaaatattaaaaagttaaataattacttttttatagtaataattttcatctttattgcatattcattaatatttcatttttatgtctaaaagtttaaatattattatataattaatatattaaacagtttttttttcactctttataaatcaattaaaaaaaatcgccaatacGTCATCAAGGCGATTAGTAAGCCAACATGGatgcctttctttttaaatccccTATTGAAAATGGAGCAGGTCTTGTTTCCACGGCAACAGACTATCGTAGACATATTGGCGGGAGCTATTCTTGAGGTAGACAAACAGTATTCTTCTCTCCTGCCAAATCTTCCTGGAAACGTTTTGCTATGACACAGAATGCAGGTTCATAAGCTCTTCGATAGTTCTAGCTACGTTCTACCACCAGATCATCAATGTCATTCCTATCCCTTCTAGTCCCATAATATTGAACAGAGACGCACTTGTCTATTAAGGCTCAGACACTTGTTCAAACCCCTCAGAGTCACGTTCGACAAAAGCTacctttcttttatttagatactagccgcctttggcgaccagccggttcgccaatcttaatactcgttaaaattttaataattaattattttatgtaattcctactttattattataactattattataacttcttcattaaaatattttaaaacttcaaatttcacttcactcataatattataaaggccttcagtcataacgtaatgtGTATCTCTCaaagtttctgttagctcccgtagaatttatgctttaaattaaagtggaaaggatgaatctgcaattaatataattatattttttactgaaacaaagcattttctttgtaatatgattacagaaaacagagtcactgagcatttaaaccttatgagcactaaagaatatctttcctaatttatgtaatatctcaagaatttgtcaacaaaaggTTCATATTgagcagatctattaattaacaatgtttaattttaaatgcatcaaacactaagaaaataaacagaatcgtttaaagtAATCGGctgaaaacaagtaaaaaaaatacttaaaaaacgaggaacttaaactaacataaatgcaattttattacaaaatcatgcaactaacctaaaaataatttaaatcgagtccgctttcgttgaaattaaatgtaaacaatcagaatacaatgcgcatgcgggaattttcaacaccagttacggtaacgctaatgcgtgaatttttctacgccagttgaggtagAGCTATGcagatcagaaatttttaatttccttaatctgttttattttaattcaaaagtacttcagaatgaatctgaaagatcgattaattaacaacgtttaattttaaatgcataaaacattaagaaaataaacagaatcgtttgaaataatcggccgaaaaatgttaagcctagcctcattggTGTTGGAAAAAGAacaagccttactcatttggcggtggggaaaatgaaaggatttttttggcggaaaagttagtttttaattaataattaaaattttaattaaaatttcaaaaaagggaccccaggtgcatatttccgacctccaaggcatacacgtaccaaatttggtagctgtatgtcaaatgacctggcctgtagagcgccaacacgcgcgcgcgcgcacacacacacacacacacacacacttgtgTGTTATATAAGTATACTTGAGCTTTATGTAAGTATAGATAAGGAATCTCAGCAAACAAAAGCTCAATGTAGACTAATAAAGACCAATCGAACATGTAACATCACAGTGCCTTCTCGCCACTCGTTCTGCGAATCATCGCTCCGTAAGCCAGTCacttttttccattatgttttgcTCGTTATGCGAATCTCTCTAATCCAAATGTCCTCGTTCAGTGAGGTTTGACTATTCTTTAAGAGATAGTGGCAAATCTAGTCTTCATCTACGATAAAATCAAACACCTCTTAAGATGTCAGGTAGCAAGCGGTTGCGTATGTGACACGCAATAAAAGTCCTAATGACATGTTGAATGGCATTACCCGTAACATTTCctaattattggaaaatatactG
It encodes:
- the LOC129962477 gene encoding uncharacterized protein LOC129962477, whose protein sequence is MRCHRKAGRPIVYIDETWVDSNLTFKKCWQDDTVLGATANVNSKNKLIVVHAGSSTGFLTGALLVYKASTKSGDYHGQMNHENFKKWVSEKLLPNLQPNSVVCMDNAPYHTIVENSTPTKYSTKKVMIDWLKNNGIPCDQKMRKAELFSLIDSNRPKKIVYKIDNLIEKEGHEVIRLPPYHCDLNAIEFVWSSVKRIIKERNVIGDLSLDSLKSLLQTAIT